From the Osmerus eperlanus chromosome 19, fOsmEpe2.1, whole genome shotgun sequence genome, one window contains:
- the LOC134039530 gene encoding cerebellin-2-like has product MQAAVSHLLLLGVLCLNFRVQASTLREAAGELEGVLPCGSWDCECAFTRQRGCCCASGQFHKLEELVFQRMTDLWSGLSRLDYHVQQATEGMGVAFSSSRAPGNQCYGPFNRNMPIPYSVISLNNGNGYNPALGVFTAPHAGLYSFSFTAYSKEPSANDRLYYQVQLMRNGEVMASTWEDNREDSEDSATQTVLLALERGGQVYVDLLPGRQLCGDAMGRNRFSGYMLYPGEAQG; this is encoded by the exons ATGCAAGCTGCAGTGTCTCATCTGCTCCTCTTGGGGGTGCTGTGTCTCAACTTCAGAGTCCAGGCCTCAACTCTGAGAGAAGCAGCAG GAGAGTTGGAGGGGGTCCTGCCCTGTGGCTCCTGGGACTGTGAGTGTGCGTTCACCCGCCAGCGAGGCTGCTGCTGTGCCTCAGGGCAGTTCCacaagctggaggagctggtctTCCAGCGCATGACCGACCTGTGGAGCGGCCTGTCCCGGCTGGACTATCACGTCCAGCAGGCCACAg AGGGGATGGGCGTGGCTTTCAGTTCCTCCAGAGCCCCGGGCAACCAGTGCTACGGCCCCTTCAACCGGAACATGCCCATTCCCTACAGCGTAATCTCTCTCAACAATGGCAACGGCTACAACCCTGCCCtag GGGTGTTCACGGCCCCTCACGCCGGCCTGTACTCCTTCAGCTTCACGGCCTACTCCAAGGAGCCGAGCGCCAACGACAGGCTGTACTACCAGGTGCAGCTGATGAGGAACGGCGAGGTGATGGCGTCCACGTGGGAGGACAACAGGGAGGACTCGGAGGACAGCGCCACCCAGACCGTGCTGCTggccctggagaggggaggCCAGGTTTACGTGGACCTGTTGCCGGGACGGCAGCTTTGTGGAGACGCCATGGGCCGGAACAGGTTCTCTGGCTACATGCTGTACCCTGGTGAGGCCCAGGGCTaa
- the LOC134039531 gene encoding transgelin-like, translating into MANKGPSYGLSREVQSKIDKKYDPELEERLNEWIIAQCGSGVGRPEEGKTGFQNWLKDGCILSALINSLYEDNKPIKKLQPSGMAFKQMEQISQFLHAAEKYGVTKTDMFQTVDLWEGKDLAAVQRTLMALGSLAVTRDDGHYRGDPSWFHKKSQENRRDFSEEQLSGGKNVIGLQMGTNKGASQAGMTGYGQQRQILK; encoded by the exons ATGGCAAACAAAGGTCCCTCCTATGGATTGAGCCGCGAGGTACAAAGCAAGATAGACAAGAAGTACGAcccggagctggaggagaggctgaacGAGTGGATCATAGCCCAGTGTGGTTCTGGAGTGGGCCGGCCAGAGGAGGGCAAAACCGGCTTCCAGAACTGGCTCAAGGAtggatgt atCCTGAGTGCACTCATCAACAGTCTGTACGAGGACAATAAGCCCATCAAGAAGTTGCAGCCCTCAGGCATGGCCTTCAAGCAGATGGAGCAGATCTCTCAGTTCCTCCATGCCGCTGAGAAGTATGGGGTCACCAAGACTGACATGTTTCAAACCGTTGACCTCTGGGAGG ggaaggacctggctgcagtccagaggACCCTGATGGCTCTGGGCAGTCTGGCTGTCACCAGGGACGACGGCCATTACCGCGGTGACCCCAGCTGGTTCCACAA gaAGTCCCAGGAGAACAGGCGGGATTTCTCTGAGGAACAGCTAAGCGGGGGCAAGAACGTCATCGGCCTGCAGATGGGAACAAACAAGGGAGCCTCTCAGGCTGGCATGACAGGCTACGGTCAACAACGTCAGATCCTGAAGTGA